Below is a genomic region from Flammeovirgaceae bacterium SG7u.111.
CATTTCCAAATTGAGCTAAAACAGGTCTTTTTCTCACTGTTATTTCTTTTGCAGAAGAGAGCCATTTAACTTCGAGAGTTTTCCTACCTGCTCGATCCACTCGATGCTCAATGAATGTTAGTAAGCCCTCATTATCTCTTAGTATAAACTCGTGTGTTTCATGCCATAGCTTTTCAGCTTCTTCAGGAGGCTGCGGAGGCCTACAGGAAAAGATGAAGATAGAAAGGAGGAGGAAAAGAGGTAGGTTTTTCATGTAATTATTTTTAGTCGAAACAGCACTTAAGAGCAAGTTTAAAGGTAAAGTTTTGAAAAAACTCTGAGCCGATTTCCCCCAAAAAACTTATCTTTAAGAGAAGTGCCCAAATATATTTTGGACGTTTCAACAACCTTATCAACCAAAAATAACTACGTAAATAGAAAATGGAAGCATTAATAGAATTTTTCGAGCACGTGCCTACCGTGTTCCGAACAGGATTGCTGTTAGGGGGGATCGTCCTTTTTTGGATGCTAGAAGGCATTTTGCCCATGTTCAAGTTTAGTTACAAAAAACTCAACCACGGGGCATTGAACATGTTTTTTAATCTCACCACAGCCATTGTTGGGTTTAGCTTGGCAGGTGCACTGCTTTGGGCGTCCAATTTTACCCAAGAAAATAATTTTGGTTTGCTACATATAGTGGAAATGCCGCTTTGGCTAGAAGTAATTGTGGGGGTGCTGTTACTCGACCTTATCGGAGCATACTTTATCCACTGGCTAGAGCATAAAGTTAAATGGATGTGGAAATTCCATTTGGTACACCATAGCGATACCACTGTCGATGTAACTTCAGGCTTGCGCCATCATCCGGGAGAAACCGTATTTCGGATATTTTTCACCATCTGTGCTGTAATGGTTGTTGGTGCGCCCATGGGCATAGTGATGCTTTACCAAAGCCTTTCTGTGTTTTTTGCCCACATCACCCACGCTAACATCACAATGCCCGCAAAGCTAGACAAAGCTCTGTCTTATGTATTTGTTACTCCGTATATGCACAAAATCCACCATCATTACCAACAGCCCCTTACCGATACCAACTATGGCAACATCTTCGCTTTTTGGGACCGAATATTTAAAACTTATGCCGAAGTGGACGATACGCAAACTATCCAATATGGAATAGATACGCATATGGATCCGAAGGAGAATACAAGGGTCGGGAACTTATTAGCTATCCCATTTCAGAAATACAGAACACCTGAAAGTATAGGGTTAGAGAAAGAGAAAGCTTGATGAAAGTCAAAATATGACACTATAAAAGTAAAAAGGCCAGCGATCTGCATCGCTGGCCTTTCTTGTATTATAAAAGGGGTAAACCTAGAAGCTATACCTAGCTCCAAGCTGTGCCGACCATCTTGCACTGTTAATGCCAGTTTCTATGATATCCCAAGGAGTGCCATCTTCGCTAAAGGTATATTGTGGGTTTCTCGTACCAGGTACATACCCTTGGAAAGTGATCAACTGATAGTTGTCGCTATCTACAAAATACCTTCTGCCCCAGTCTTTGTTGAGGAAGTTACCAAAGTTGAAGACGTCAAGCGAAAGTTGAAGTGTGTGTTTCTTGCTTCCGTTGGTGGTGATGTAGAAATCTTGCAATACCCTTACGTCAAATATATGTTCGAAAGGAGTGCGGTTTTGGTTCCTTTCCGCATACTGGCCCCTTCTTGAGCTTAGGTAATCGTCTGCTGAAATATAAGCATCTAGTGCAGCCCACTGCTCTTCTGCAGTAGCAAGTACATTTCCACCATCATCAACCTGATCTATCAAGTTGATTTCCCCTCTGTTGATTGGAACATATATCAATTGGAAGTCTTCAGCTTCTTCATAAGTAGGTCCGCCATTGCCTGCTACATCTCTATATGTATAAGAGAAAGGCCTTCCTGATTGGCCATTGTAGAATACAGAGAAAGTGGTGGCGAAATGATCTGCATAATCCAACCTGTAAGAAGCATAACCCGTAATTCTTGAGCCAGTAGCATAAATTGATTTTCCGCTCATTGGGTTATTTCTACCATATACATTGTATTGTTCTTTCCAGTTGGTAGAGTTGATGAAGCCTTGGCCGTCAAACAACGATTCGGAAGCTGTATAAGAATATGCCAAGCTACCAGTAAAACCGTTTTCGAAAGGTTTGGTCAGTGAGACAGTACCATTCCATGTAAATCCTTCACTGGTGTTGTCTACCAAGGTGATATAGGCATAGGTAGGGTCAATTAGGTCGCCGTTGTCAAAGAAAGGGCGGTTGTCTGTTCCTTCCAAGTATCCAGCTGGTTCTATCTTTCTATTTACATTTTTCACATCAATATTATTCAGGGTTTTAGAGTACATAAATTCAGCGGTACCTATCAAGCCCCAAGGAAGTTGTTGGTCAACGGCAATATTTCCTCTTAATATTTGAGGATATTTGAAGTCTTCCACAAAAAGGTCAACATCACCAGTTGGGCTATTGCTAACATCTGCCAAATTCTCTTTCCACTCTTCTGGAGTTGGATAAAAAGGTTTGACTCCAAGAACAAAATTACTGTTCAAGCCATTACGGATAAACATACCACCTGGCCATACCCAAGGAACACGGCTAGTGAATACACCAATTCCACCACGTACTTGTGTGGTTTTGTCCCCTTTTACATCCCAGTTAAAGCCAACCCTAGGGCTCCACAATACTTGGGTTTTAGGAGCTTGGCTAGCTCTTGCGCCTTTCAAGTTCCAGCCTTCAGCTTCTATCAAAGGCACTGTTTCTTCGTTGAATTGGGTATTGTTCAATGGAGGGTTGTCCAAGAAAATAGGAATATCTGCTCTCAACCCAATAGTCAATTTGAATTTATCATTCATTTGAATTTCATCCTGAGCATAGAAAGCTAATTGAAGTGCGTTGAAGCTCGGCCCTAGGTTCTCTGCGTTATCGCCTAATCTTATTTCTGATTGCCCTTCCGCCAATTGCTCATGACCAAATAGGAAAAAACCAGGGTCTTTTGCCAT
It encodes:
- a CDS encoding sterol desaturase family protein — protein: MEALIEFFEHVPTVFRTGLLLGGIVLFWMLEGILPMFKFSYKKLNHGALNMFFNLTTAIVGFSLAGALLWASNFTQENNFGLLHIVEMPLWLEVIVGVLLLDLIGAYFIHWLEHKVKWMWKFHLVHHSDTTVDVTSGLRHHPGETVFRIFFTICAVMVVGAPMGIVMLYQSLSVFFAHITHANITMPAKLDKALSYVFVTPYMHKIHHHYQQPLTDTNYGNIFAFWDRIFKTYAEVDDTQTIQYGIDTHMDPKENTRVGNLLAIPFQKYRTPESIGLEKEKA
- a CDS encoding TonB-dependent receptor, which produces MIISNAAFAQGSTSARMSGSVISEGEPLPGATVIATHEPTGSKFGAITNAQGYFTINNMNVGGPYKVTASYIGYQETAQGGIQLTLGQTFQINFELKEGSTELQEVVVTSTASSIFDGNRTGAETFVNKRKLNSLPTVERNLNDYMRLTPQSSVQPNGGISFGGMNNRYNSIFIDGAVNNDVFGLANSGTNGGQAGISPISIDALEQIQVVLAPYDVTLGGFAGGGVNAVTRSGTNEFEGSAYYFVRNEGLSGKTPTDDPNRERTKLEPFSAKTYGARLGGPIIKNKLFFFANVELLREEEPRPFSFSNYDGNATEADINNLITFLDTAYNYNPGGYLNNVQTRNSDKFLLKLDWNINDKHKLSARHSYVKGETDIVNRPNSRNIYFFNTGYYFPTTTNSTAIELKSNFSNKISNNLIIGITSVDDDRDISGDPFPLAVISDGNATINVGTDNFSYSNIVKQNVFTLTDNVSIFKGKHTLTFGTHNEFFKMENLFTIFSTPRYSYGSLGSFMAKDPGFFLFGHEQLAEGQSEIRLGDNAENLGPSFNALQLAFYAQDEIQMNDKFKLTIGLRADIPIFLDNPPLNNTQFNEETVPLIEAEGWNLKGARASQAPKTQVLWSPRVGFNWDVKGDKTTQVRGGIGVFTSRVPWVWPGGMFIRNGLNSNFVLGVKPFYPTPEEWKENLADVSNSPTGDVDLFVEDFKYPQILRGNIAVDQQLPWGLIGTAEFMYSKTLNNIDVKNVNRKIEPAGYLEGTDNRPFFDNGDLIDPTYAYITLVDNTSEGFTWNGTVSLTKPFENGFTGSLAYSYTASESLFDGQGFINSTNWKEQYNVYGRNNPMSGKSIYATGSRITGYASYRLDYADHFATTFSVFYNGQSGRPFSYTYRDVAGNGGPTYEEAEDFQLIYVPINRGEINLIDQVDDGGNVLATAEEQWAALDAYISADDYLSSRRGQYAERNQNRTPFEHIFDVRVLQDFYITTNGSKKHTLQLSLDVFNFGNFLNKDWGRRYFVDSDNYQLITFQGYVPGTRNPQYTFSEDGTPWDIIETGINSARWSAQLGARYSF